A genomic stretch from Telopea speciosissima isolate NSW1024214 ecotype Mountain lineage chromosome 7, Tspe_v1, whole genome shotgun sequence includes:
- the LOC122668414 gene encoding uncharacterized protein LOC122668414, with amino-acid sequence MHSSFSDSLGHFSFHLTVVYALNCPLQRNSLWSDLRSLAPQVGSHPWGLGGDFNSIRYSYEKQGGEQPDLEAFNYFNECLEDIGVNDLRWSGFPLTWSNKRAGSNRIACKLDRVLVNEEWLTSFPTSHAIFDNLDISDHSPISLEIQPFTSFSPKPFKYFDMWSSHETFLPLVQEAWNKPVFSFSSPLLAFSKKLKNVKAALKVWNNTTFGNISIQVSECKENLASIQVQLQSDSLNDLLAEEEKEVSRHLSSLLAREESFLKKKSRIKWLDLGDSNTAYFHWSVKAKVNANSIVQLTLPDGSTVNTVKDIKDLAVQHFKSIFSGS; translated from the coding sequence ATGCACTCTAGTTTCTCGGACAGCTTGGGGCATTTTTCTTTCCACCTCACTGTGGTCTATGCTCTGAACTGTCCCCTTCAGAGGAATTCTCTTTGGTCTGACCTCAGGTCCTTGGCCCCGCAAGTTGGATCCCATCCATGGGGGCTTGGTGGTGACTTCAACAGCATTAGGTACAGCTATGAGAAACAGGGAGGCGAGCAGCCTGACTTGGAAgctttcaattattttaatGAATGCCTGGAAGATATAGGTGTCAATGATCTCAGGTGGTCTGGTTTCCCTCTTACTTGGAGCAATAAAAGGGCAGGTTCTAACCGTATTGCTTGCAAGCTGGATAGAGTTCTTGTCAATGAAGAATGGCTAACCTCATTCCCCACCTCTCATGCTATATTTGACAATCTGGACATCTCAGATCATTCCCCCATCTCTCTTGAGATTCAGCCCTTCACCTCCTTTAGCCCCAAACCTTTCAAGTACTTTGATatgtggtcctctcatgaaacctTTTTGCCTCTTGTCCAAGAGGCTTGGAATAAgcctgttttttctttctcctctcctcttttaGCCTTCTCCAAAAAGCTTAAGAATGTCAAGGCTGCCCTCAAAGTTTGGAACAACACCACCTTTGGCAACATTTCTATTCAAGTCTCTGAGTGTAAAGAAAATCTTGCTTCAATTCAGGTTCAGCTGCAATCTGATTCTCTAAATGATCTTCTtgctgaggaagagaaagaggtcTCCAGGCATCTGTCCTCTTTGCTGGCTAGAGAAGAAAgcttcctaaaaaaaaaatctagaatcaagtggctTGATTTGGGGGACTCTAATACAGCCTATTTCCACTGGTCGGTGAAAGCTAAAGTCAATGCTAATTCCATTGTGCAGCTAACTCTTCCGGATGGCTCTACTGTCAACACTGTCAAAGATATTAAAGACCTGGCTGTTCAGCACTTCAAATCCATCTTCTCCGGATCTTAA